DNA from Gramella sp. MAR_2010_147:
CATCCTCGGGAAATCGAGATGCGCAGCAAAGAATTTATGAGATTCATGCACCAAAGATGCTAAGCATTTGCAGACAGTATATCAAGGATATACATCATGCTGAGGACGCAATGCTGAATGGGTTTTTTAAGGTATTCTCACATCTGAAGGATTTTAAGGAAGAAGGTAGTTTTGAAGGTTGGATACGAAAGATCATGGTTCGAGAATCCATTTCTTTCTTAAGACAGCATAAGAAACTGGAATTTCAGGAAGACCTTGGGCAGGAAACGCCAGAGGTTTTCAATAATATAAAATCTGAAATGGATGTGGCCGATATTCAGGCTTTAATAGACGCATTGCCCGAGGGTTATAAAATGGTGTTTGTTCTGTATGCGGTGGAAGGTTACAAGCATTCTGAAATAGCAAAAATGCTTGACATAAATGAGGGGACTTCGAAATCCCAGTTATTTAAAGCACGAAAAATGCTTCAGGAAAAATTAAAAACAAATAATTCATCAGTTTATGGCACCAATTAAATTTGAAGAACATATAAAAGAGAAGCTGGATGAAAGAGAAATTCAGCCTTCAGCAGAAAGCTGGGAAAAATTAGATTCCAGACTAAATAGGCCTGAAAAAAGCTCCGGAAGAAAAGTCTGGATCCCATCTATTGCTGCGATCATGCTACTTTTAATTGCCAGCCTGTTGTTTGTTAATCAGCAAGAGCAGAAATCAGCTCCAGTGGTAGAAACTCCTGCGGAGGAAAAAATTCAGAAGAAATCCAAAGAAAGTCAGTTCGAAGAGCCGATAGAATTAGCTTCCGAAGAAACTAGTATTGACGCTCGTTCAGAAAGTGAGAAAATAGTTCGTAATACCGCTGAAAAATTTGTGAATCCACAGAGGAATCAGAGCGCACCAAAAACAACGCTAGCCTCAAATCCTGTTCAAAAACGAGATGTTCTAATGCCTGTTTCCATCGAAAATATTTCCGAGGAGGTGGTGGTAGAAGTCGATCTATCTTTAAAAGTACAGGAGCTTCTGGCGAGTATTTCTAAAGCTGAAAAAAAATCTGGCAAAAGAATTACAGAAAGTGAAGTTGATGCATTACTTGCAGAAGCAGTAAAGGAAATAAGTAAAAATACTCCTGAAAAGTATTCCGGAAATTTTGTAGATGCAGAAAATCTTTTAGCCGACGTGGAATATGATGTAGATCAATCTTTTAGAAAAGAAGTATTCGAATTTCTGAAAGAAGAATTCAAAAAAGCAAGAACAGCAGTTGCAACCCGAAACGATTAATTAATAAACTTAATATTCATCATCCCGAAAGGGTCATTCATCAATCATTTTGATAAGGAGGGCTTTTGCCTGAATTTGATAAAACTAAAAACTATCCAAGATCATGAAAACAATCATTATTTACCTCACACTAGCATTATTTTCCCTGATAGCCCCTACAGGTTATAGCCAGGAAACCGAAAATTTACCTCAGGAGAAAAATTCGGAGAGGATATTTGAAAAGAAAAAACAAGAGATAATTTCAGAAGAAAAGGAAAAGCTGAAAGCCAAGGTAGAGATGTACAATGCGCAATTAGAAAACAAAGTGATTACGCAGGATGAAGCAGAAAGGTTAAAGAAAGAAGCAGCAGTCTTACATGCTAAGAATATAGAAAATCGACTGGCTATTCTTGAAAATGAGTTTGAACTAAAGGAACGCAATGAAGGAGATGGTAACATGGTTTCCATCGAATTGGGGGCCGATGGAAAAGTTCTGAAGGTAAACTCTACCGAAAGGGACAGAAAATATGATAACAGAACCACCAGCGATCTTGTTCTGGCTGCAGGTTTTAATAATGCACTTTCTGATGGGCAGTCTTTAAATGATTCTGACTTTAAAATTGGAGGCAGCCGTTTCTTTGAAATTGGATGGGCATGGAAAACGAGGGTTTTCGATAATTCTAACTGGTTAAGACTTAAATATGGTTTTTCATTCCAGTTTAACGGATTGAAACCTACAGATAATCGATATTTCGTAGAAGATGGTGCCCTTACCGAGCTTCAGGAATTTGAATATGATCTGGATAAGTCAAAATTCAGAATGGATAACCTTGTAGTTCCCGTGCATTTTGAGTTCGGGCCTTCTACCAAAACTGAAACTTCTAAAACTATTCGCTATAATGCCGACGGAAAAATAAAATTAGGTCTTGGGGGATATGCCGGTTTTAATATTGGAGAACGTCAAAAGTTGAAATATAAGATTGACGGTGACAAACAAAAAGATAAGCTAAAGGGAGGGTACAATACGAATGATTTTGTCTACGGGCTTAGTGGATACCTGGGCTGGGGAGGCGCTACCCTTTATGCTAAATACGACCTGAATCCTATATTTCAAGACCCAAATATAGAACTACATAATTTTTCTCTGGGTCTTAGGTTTGATGTTGATTAATTAGCCAATATAGTTTAGTTTTGCAGGGCTTTAAATTTGATAAATCATTTTTAAAGCCCTTTCTTTTTTAGTAATTTCCGAATAAATATTCTCACTGAATTGATCTCTAGAACTACCATAGATAATGTATTTGAAACCGCCCGGGTAGAGGAGGTAATTGGTGATTTTGTTCAGTTAAAGAGGTCTGGGAGTAATTTGAAAGGATTAAGTCCTTTTACCGATGAGCGTTCTCCCAGTTTTATGGTTTCTCCTGTGAAGCAGATCTGGAAAGATTTCAGTAGTGGTAAAGGAGGAAATGTGGTGGCTTTCTTGATGGAACATGAGCATTTCAATTACCCTGAAGCCATTAAATACCTCGCTAAGAAATACGGGATAGAGATCGAGGAAACGGAGCAAAGCGATGAACAG
Protein-coding regions in this window:
- a CDS encoding RNA polymerase sigma factor; its protein translation is MKVIQLFKNESSLIKRASSGNRDAQQRIYEIHAPKMLSICRQYIKDIHHAEDAMLNGFFKVFSHLKDFKEEGSFEGWIRKIMVRESISFLRQHKKLEFQEDLGQETPEVFNNIKSEMDVADIQALIDALPEGYKMVFVLYAVEGYKHSEIAKMLDINEGTSKSQLFKARKMLQEKLKTNNSSVYGTN